Within Gemmatimonadota bacterium, the genomic segment GTGAGGCCGTCGATCGCGCCGTGATGGTCGCGGTCCCGACGCCCGCCGCCGTGACGAGTCCGGTCGGCGACACGGTGGCGACCGCGACCGCGTTCGAGGACCAGACGACGCCGGTCACGTTCGCCATCACCTTGTCGCGCTGGTCGCGCACGATCGCGACGATGGCGCGCGTGGCACCGATCGCATCGAGCGGCGAACTCGCGGCGCTCAGCGTGATGCTGCTCGGCTCGGCGGGTTCGCTCGGGCTGGAGCAGGAGACGCCCACGAGGACGAGCGCGCAGACGGCGAGGAGCGCGCGGAGATGGCGGCGGACAAGCATGCGGCGGAGGGGCGGGGGTTGGCGAGGCGCGCGGGCGGGCTTCGAGCCAGATTACGGTACGGTACGCTGGTCGGCAACCGCGGTGACGTGGGTCGCACTGGGGAGGTAGTACCCCGCATGGGATATCCGAGGGTCCTCGGGCGCGCGCTGCTGGCGGTCGCGTGCGTCGCGAACGTCGCGCTCGTCGCGAGCTGCGCGGAGCAGCCGCTCTCGCCGGGGAGTGACGTCGAGGCGGCGGAGCAGGCCATCTCGGCCTGGGTCGCGGCCAATCCCGCGCAGTGGGCGGCCGCCGCGGAGACGCGGGTGGCGCCGACCCGCCCCGCCTGGACGCCGGCGTGCACCGACCCGGCCTCCAACGGCTATGTCTCGCTGCGCCTCGTCACGCGCCGCGGCGACATCGAGCTCGCGTTCCGCTGTCCGCTCGACGAGCACGCGACGATCCAGGACCTGCAGGAGCACTTCGTGCACGCCGTGCCGTGGAACCTGCCCACGGGGATCGCCTCACCGAACTGGCGCTTCCAGGCGTGGCTCCCGCTGAGCTCGATCTACAACGGCGTGACGTTCCACACGCCGCAGCCGGGTCTGCTGGCGGTGGACATCGAGTCCACGATGCTGGGAATCCGCGCCGAGAACACGCGCCGCGGGTGCGCGCCGATCGCGGACGGCTTGAGTTCGTGCCTCATCGAACGCGACCATCGCGTGCCGCTGCGGATGCGCTTCACCGTGCTGTCGGACCTGACGGCGCTGCGCTGATCGCCCGATCCGACGCCTTCCGGCGGTGCCCGGAAGCGGTCAAGTTCAGGCGTGCTGCCCCCCGACCTCCGCGACCTCGTCGCCTACTCCGAGTGGGCCACGGCCCGACTCGTCGACGCGCTCCGCAAGCTCCCGGACGCCGCCCGTCGGCGGCGCGACGACAGCGCGTTCGGCTCGTTGCACGGCACCTTCTCCCACCTCGTCGCCGCCGAGTGGATCTGGCTCGAACGGTGGCAGGGCCGGAGTCCGGCGACGCCGCCCGCCTGGGTCGGCGAGGCGAGCTTCGACGAACTGCTCGGGCATCTCGCGTCGATCGAGCAGGGGCGACGCGCCCACCTCGACGCGCTGTCGCCGGCCGAGCTCGCGGCGCCGATCGCCTATCGCACCTTCAACGGCGCGGAGGCGGCGAATCCCATCGCCGAGCTGATCCGCCACGTCGTCAACCACAGCACCTACCATCGCGGTCAGGTCGCGATGCGGATCCGCCAGCTGGGCGACCAGCCGCCCTCGACCGACTACATCGCCTGGCTCCGCCTCCCCGACCGCGCCGAGCGCCTCGCGCGCGCGTAGTCCTCCTCCCCGCCCCCACTCCCCCATGTCCCGCCGCCTCGTTGTCGTCGCGCTCCTCGTCCTCGCCGCCTGCGGCGACCAAGCCGGTCCCGCCGCCGCCGACGTCGCGCGCTGGGAGGACCGGGCCTCACGCGTGACGATCGCGCGCGACGAGTGGGGCATCCCGCACGTGAAGGGCACGAGCGACGCCGACGCGGTCTTCGGGATGATCTACGCGCAGGCCGAGGACGACTTCAACCGGATCGAGGTGAACTACCTGAACGCGCTCGGGCGGCTCGCCGAGGCGGAGGGCGAGGCGGCGCTCTGGAGCGACCTGCGCATGCGGCTCTTCATCGAGCCGGATTCGTTGCGGGCGACCTACGCGTCGAGCCCGGAATGGCTGCGCGCGCTCATGGATGCGTGGGCGGACGGCCTCAACTACTACCTGCACGTGAATCCGGCCGTGACGCCGCGCGTGCTGACGCATTTCGAGCCGTGGATGGCGCTCGCGTTCAGCGAAGGGAGCATCGGCGGGGACATCGAGACCGTCTCGCTCGCCGAACTGGAGAAGTTCTACGGCGGCACGACGACGATCGCCGACGCGCCGCGCCCGCCGCGCGCGCCATCGGGGTCGAACGGCTTCGCGATCGCCCCGTCCCGCAGCGCGTCGGGGAAGGCGCTGCTGCTGATCAACCCGCACACGTCGTTCTTCTTCCGCGAGGAGCTGCAGGTCACCTCCGACTCCGGGCTGAACGCGTACGGGGCGGTGACGTGGGGGCAGTTCTTCGTGTACCAGGGCTTCAACGCCACCGCGGGCTGGATGCACACGTCGAGCAACAACGACGCGATCGACGAGTTCGCGGTGGCGGTCACGCCCGGCGACTCCGGTCACAGCTACGCGTTCGGCGCGGAGACGCGGCGGGTGCGCTCGCGGACGGTGACGCTCGCGTACCGCACGGCGGAGGGGATGCGCACGCGGGACTTCACGGTGCATGCGACCCATCATGGGCCGGTGGTGCGCGCCGCGGACGGCAAGTGGATCGCGGTGCGGCTCATGCAGGAGCCGCTCAAGGCGCTCACGCAGTCGTACACGCGGACCAAGGCGCGGAACCTCGCCGAGTTCCGCGCGACGATGGAGCTGCACACGAACTCCTCCAACAACACCGTCTTCGCCGACGCCGAGGGGAACATCGCGTACTTCCACGCGAACTTCGTCCCGCGGCGCGACACGCGCCTCGACTACGCGCGCCCGGTGGACGGCAACGACCCGGCGACCGAGTGGCAGGGGATCCACGCGGTGGACGAGTCGCCGAACGTGATCAATCCCGCGACGGGCTGGATCCAGAACACCAACAACCATCCCTACTCGGCGGCCGGCGCGGCCAGTCCGCGCGCGCGCGACTACGCGAAGTACTTCGAGGACGGCGAAGGGGAGAACGCGCGCGGCGTGCACGCGATCGAGGTGCTCACGCGCGAGTCGCGGTTCGACCTCGACAAGCTCATCGCCGCGGCGTACGACCCGCACCTCACCGCCTTCGATGCGCTCATCCCGGCGCTCGTGCGCGACTGGAGTGCCCTCCCCGCCGGCGACCGTCGGGCGGCGCTCGCCGAGCCGGTCGCGCTGCTCCGCGCCTGGGACCGCCGTTCGGGCGTCGCCTCCGAGGCCACGACGCTCGCGGTGTACTGGGGCGAGGACCTCTGGCAGCGGTCGCAGGCCGACCCCGAAGCGGAAGGGTCGTCGCTCGTGACCTTCATGGCGACGCGCGCCCCGGGCGCGGATCGCCTCGAGTCGCTCGAGGCCGCCGTCGCCCGCCTCACCGCCGACTTCGGCTCGTGGAAGGTGCAGTGGGGCGAGGTGAACCGCTTCCAGCGCCTCACGGGCGACATCGTGCAGCCCTTCGCCGACTCGGGCGCGAGCACGCCGGTCGGGTTCACCTCGTCGCGCTGGGGATCGCTCGCGGCCTTCCAGGCGCGCCCGTATCCGGGCACCAAGCGGATCTACGGCACGAGCGGGAACAGCTTCGTCGCGGTGGTCGAGTTCGGCGACTCCGTGACCGCGCGCGCGGTCACGGCGGGCGGGCTCAACAGCGTCCCCGGGTCGGCGCACTTCAACGACCAGGCGGAGCGCTACGCGCGCGGCGAGTTGCGCGCGGTGCACTTCACGCGCGCGCAGCTCGAGGGGCACATCACCCGCGAGTATCGTCCGGGCGCGTCGCCCCGCTAGCGCTCGTCGCTGTCCCCGCGGAGCGCCGCGGCGATCGCCTGGGTGAGTGCCGTCGTCGTGAACGGCTTCGCGATGATGGCATTCACCTGCTGCGCGAGTGACTGGTCGTCCTCGCGTTCGGTCGCGTAGCCGGTCACGCAGATGATGGGCGTACCGGGCCGGAGCACGCGGAAGCGCGCGACGACCTCGCGCCCGGAGAGGCCGGGCATCATGAGGTCGGTGATCAGCAGGTCGATCCGCTCGGCGGGATCCTCGGCGATCGCGAGCGCGCGCGCGCCGTCCTCGGCGTCGACCACCGCGAAGCCCGACCGGGTGAGCATCCGCGTGCTCGCCCGGCGGACGAGCGCGTCGTCATCGACGAGGAGGATGCGCGCGGTGGAGGCGGGCGCGGCCTCGACGGCATCGACGACCAGGACGGGGGACGAGATGCGCCGATGGGCCGGCAGCCGGATCCGCGCGGTGGTGCCGGTGCCGACCGTGCTGCACATCTCCACCGTGCCGCCCGCGCGCCGCACGATCGAGGCGACCATCGCGAGCCCGAGGCCGGTCCCCCGCCCCGGCGACTTGGTCGAGAAGAAGGGCTCGAACACGCGCGCGAGGTGCTCCGGTGCGATCCCGGTCCCATCATCCGTCACCTCGATCAGCACCTGCGCGCCGTCCCCACCCGCGGGCGACTCGGCCGCGACGCGCAGGGTCACGGTCCCGGAGACGGGGATCGCGTCGCGCGCGTTGGCGACGAGGTTCACGAGCACCTGTTCGAGCTGCGCACGGTCGAGCAGGACGGTGGCGCTCGGGGCGTCCACACGCAGGACGCAGGTGCGCAGGGGACCGAGCAGCTGCGTGAACGTCGGCCGGAGCGCCTCGAGGACCTGCGCGGGTTCCACCGGCACCGGCCGGATCACGTGCCGGCCGCTGAACCCGAGGAGCTGTCGCGTGATGCCGGCCCCGCGTTCGGCCGCGGCGCCGATCGCCCGCGCGTCCTCGCGCGCGAGCGCCCCCTCGGGGAGGTCGCGCGCGAGCACCTCGGCGTGCACCTGCAGCGCGGCGAGCGTGTTGTTGAACGAATGCGCGATGCGCCCGGCCATCTCCGAGAGCATGACGAGCTTGCGCGAGTGGCCGAGCGCCTGCTCGAGCGCGGTCTCCTGCGAGACGTCGCGCGCGTTGAGGACGAAGCCCTCGACGGCCGGGTCGTCGCGGCGATCCTGCGCGCGCAGCTCGATGTCGCGCCACGAGCCCTCGGTCGCGCGCAGGCGGCACCGGTACGCGCGCACGCCGAGGCTCGTCGCGCGTTCCTCGAGCCACTCGAGCGCGCCGGCGCGGTCGGCGGGGTGCAGCAGCGCGCCGAAGGCGAGCCCGTCCACCGGACCGAGGACGCGTTCGGCCGACGGGCTCGCGTAGGCGATCCGGCGATCGTCGCGCACGAGCAGCACGAGGTCGCTGGCGCTCGCGACGAGCGTGCGGAACACGGCAGCCTGTCGCGCCGTCTCCTCCGCGAGCCCCGCGTTCTCGTGCAGGGTGATCCACTGCCGGACGATCAGCAGCACCGTCATGAGCGCCGCGGCCACGACGACGTCGAGCGTCGAGCGCCCGCCCTCCACGGCGAAGGCGAGGAGGAGCAGCGCGTACGCGGCGGCGACGAAGAGCGACGGCGCGAGGCTGCCGCTCGATGCGCGGTGCGGTGTCGGTCGCGCCTGCACGGCCTCGATGGCCCGCAACGCTGCGCCCCACCGCAGCACCCAGGCGCCGAACCAGAGCGCGTCCACCCAATGCCCGGGCGCGTAGTCGAGCACCACGCGCACCCAGAAGAAGTCGGTGATGATGTAGAGGATGTGCGCGGCGAGCGCGACGCCGATGATCCGGCGGATGTGACGGTCGCGGGCGCGCAGCAGCGCGACCGACGCCGCGATGGTCGCGAGCCACTCGATCCCTTGCACGAGGGCGTCCGACAGCTCGTCGCCGCCGGCGAGCATCGGCGCGACGGCGAAGTGCCAGGAGAGCGCGAGCGCGCCGACCGCGAAGAGCGCACCGTCCACCCGCACGCGCGCATCGCGCCAGCGCACGCCCGGGTCGACGGGGAAGCTCAGGAACGACGCGCAGAGGAACGGGACGTAGGCGAGGTCGGTGAGTCGGTTGACCGAGTCCGAGAAGGGGACGCCCACCGCCTGCTGCCAATAGGTCCAGACGAATCCGTTGGCGGTGACGAGCGCGTGCGCGACCGCCATGAGGCGGAGCGCCCGACGGAGCCGGGGATCGCCGCTCGCCGTGCCGGTGCGCCAGAGCACCGCGCTGGTGATCACCCCGAGCGCGAAGTACGCGAGGTTCACGACCGCGACGATCCATCCGCCCAATGGCATGAGGAACGCGAGCCCCGCATACCAGGCGAGGATGTAGACCGCGACGCCGCCCCGCAGCCGCGCGAACGCGTCCGGATGGCCGCTCATTGGTGCACCGCCGGCAGCAGCGCGGCGTAGCGCGCCCGGTCGCCTTGCCGCTCGCGCAGCACGGTGCCGCCCAGTTCGCGACAGGCGGCGAGCGCGATGAGCAGCGCGAGGTCGCCCGGCGCGAGGTCCCACTCATGCCCCGCCTCCATCCGCACGGCCTCCTCGCGCGCCACCGGCACGCCCGCCTCCAGCGCGTCGCCAGCGCTCAGCTCGACGTAGAGGCGCGGCTCGATCCCCATCGCGGTGGCCTCGGGGTCCTCGATCGCGCGCTCGGCGAGCGTGAGCTGCAAGCCCTCGGCCCGGGCATCGGCACGCGCGGCGTCGAGCAGTCCGTCGATCACCTGCGTGACCGCCGCGCGATCGGCGAGAACGGTGATCGCCGCGCCAGGGGCGACCTGCACGACGGCGCCTGGCACAGCGGCCACCGCCTCGTGCAGCGCGTCGGCGACGGCGATCGCCGCCACCGGACCCTGCTTGCGGCGGCTAAGGGTGAGCAGGCCGCGCGTGAGCGACTGGGCGCGATCGCTCGCGGCGCGGATCGCCTGCACGTCCTCGCGCCCGCGCACGTCGAGGTCGGCGTCGGCATCGAGCAGCTCGGCGTGCGACGCGACGACCGTGAGGATGTTGTTGAGGTCGTGCGCGAGACCGCCGGCGAGCACACCGAGCGCCTCGAGCGGTTGCGCCTCGGCGAGCCCCTCGGCGAGGCGCGCCTCGCGCGTGCGGTCGATGCCGTGGAGCACGATCGCATCGATGAGCGGGTCACCACGATGGTCGTGGAACTGCCCCTCGAAGGTGCGCCAACGGCCGAGGCGGTCGCGGGCCCGCAGCCGGAGCTCCCGCACCGCGCCGCCTCCTGCGCCGGAGGGCTCGGCGCCGATCGCCGCGCGCAACGCCTCGTGATCATCGGGATGGATGATCCCCCAGAGTGTCGTGTCCTCGCCGCTCTGGATCGCGGGCCCGAAGGTGCGCACCGTCGCGGGACTCGCATAACGCAGGATCCCGCGCCGGTCGAACATCACCACGGCATCGTACGCGTACTGCAGCAGCGCCTCGTAGCGCGCCCCTTCGCGCTCGAGACGATGGGCGAGCTGGTCGCGCTCGTCCAGTTCGAGCCCTTGACGCGTGACGAGCAGCAGCGCGAGCACCGCGCTCACGACGGCAGAGAGCACGCTGTCGCGCCCATCGCCGAGGAGCGTCTGGCCGAGGAGCGCGGCGACGGAGGCGAGGAGGAAGGCGTGCGGCACGAGTCCGCTCACGTACGGCTGCTCGACCGCCTCGTCGGGCCGGAGGTCGCGCGGGCGCAGGGTCTCGGCGGCGCGCGCGCCGGCCCACATCAGGACCCAGACGAAGAACCAGGCGGCGTCGATCGCGCCGAAGGCGGTGAAGTCGGCGGCGCCGGCCTCCCGCCAGATGAGGATGTCCGGCGCGATCCGCAGCGCGAGCCCGATGAGCATCCAGCGTGCGGCCGCCCGCGTGGAGGCGCGCGCCGCGCGCAGGTGCAGCCGCGCGACGAGGAGCACCGCCAGGGCGTCGCCGAACACGAGCACGACGTCATCGACGGCCGCGGTGAGCGCCTCCGGCGACCGCAGGAGCGGTCCGATCGCGAAGTACCAGCCGACGAGCGCGCTGCCGATGATGACCGTGAGTCCGTCGATGCGGGCCCGCTCGCCGTCGCGGCCCCGCCACCGCGCCACCGGGAAGAGCACGAGCGCCGGCAGGCTGAGGCCGAGGTAGGCGACCTTGAGCGCCACGAGCCAGGCCGGCCGCGGATCGCCGGCCATCGGCGCGTCGAGCGCGTTCCAGACGGTGCCGTAGGTGAACCGCGCGAGGGCACTGAGCGCGAGCAGGAGCCAGCCGATCCGCTCGCCGTCGTGCCACGCGCCGCGGGCGAGCCGGCCGAGTTGCCAGACGGTCGCGATCGCGAGGACGGAGTACAGTCCCCAGTCGACGCCATCCCAGGCGAAGCCGTCCCCTCCGGTGGCGGCCAGCCCCGCGGCGATCGCGGCGTACGCCCCGAGGACCCCGACGATGACGCGGTCATCGGGTCGGCGGGGGAAGCCGCTCCCCCATGGGAGGCGACTCCAACGGGTCGGGAGGGGAGCGGTCACGTCGAAGGGAGAAAGGGCACGCACGGAGCGTGGGCCGCGCACGCGCGGCCCACACCCCTGTCATCCCAGTCTCGACCCGGGGCGCGGCCGACTCAATCCGGCGCGCCCCCCGTGTTCACGGCTCGATCCGGACCCCGAGCTCCGACTTGGCGCCGGTGCCCTTGCCGATGAGTTCCATCGTGTACATCGGCTTCTTCTCGTTGTCGATGGCGCTGAACTTC encodes:
- a CDS encoding Ig-like domain-containing protein — its product is MLVRRHLRALLAVCALVLVGVSCSSPSEPAEPSSITLSAASSPLDAIGATRAIVAIVRDQRDKVMANVTGVVWSSNAVAVATVSPTGLVTAAGVGTATITARSTASPRRWTSRSRRSPSRRSW
- a CDS encoding DinB family protein, with the protein product MLPPDLRDLVAYSEWATARLVDALRKLPDAARRRRDDSAFGSLHGTFSHLVAAEWIWLERWQGRSPATPPAWVGEASFDELLGHLASIEQGRRAHLDALSPAELAAPIAYRTFNGAEAANPIAELIRHVVNHSTYHRGQVAMRIRQLGDQPPSTDYIAWLRLPDRAERLARA
- a CDS encoding penicillin acylase family protein; translated protein: MSRRLVVVALLVLAACGDQAGPAAADVARWEDRASRVTIARDEWGIPHVKGTSDADAVFGMIYAQAEDDFNRIEVNYLNALGRLAEAEGEAALWSDLRMRLFIEPDSLRATYASSPEWLRALMDAWADGLNYYLHVNPAVTPRVLTHFEPWMALAFSEGSIGGDIETVSLAELEKFYGGTTTIADAPRPPRAPSGSNGFAIAPSRSASGKALLLINPHTSFFFREELQVTSDSGLNAYGAVTWGQFFVYQGFNATAGWMHTSSNNDAIDEFAVAVTPGDSGHSYAFGAETRRVRSRTVTLAYRTAEGMRTRDFTVHATHHGPVVRAADGKWIAVRLMQEPLKALTQSYTRTKARNLAEFRATMELHTNSSNNTVFADAEGNIAYFHANFVPRRDTRLDYARPVDGNDPATEWQGIHAVDESPNVINPATGWIQNTNNHPYSAAGAASPRARDYAKYFEDGEGENARGVHAIEVLTRESRFDLDKLIAAAYDPHLTAFDALIPALVRDWSALPAGDRRAALAEPVALLRAWDRRSGVASEATTLAVYWGEDLWQRSQADPEAEGSSLVTFMATRAPGADRLESLEAAVARLTADFGSWKVQWGEVNRFQRLTGDIVQPFADSGASTPVGFTSSRWGSLAAFQARPYPGTKRIYGTSGNSFVAVVEFGDSVTARAVTAGGLNSVPGSAHFNDQAERYARGELRAVHFTRAQLEGHITREYRPGASPR
- a CDS encoding PAS domain S-box protein; the encoded protein is MTAPLPTRWSRLPWGSGFPRRPDDRVIVGVLGAYAAIAAGLAATGGDGFAWDGVDWGLYSVLAIATVWQLGRLARGAWHDGERIGWLLLALSALARFTYGTVWNALDAPMAGDPRPAWLVALKVAYLGLSLPALVLFPVARWRGRDGERARIDGLTVIIGSALVGWYFAIGPLLRSPEALTAAVDDVVLVFGDALAVLLVARLHLRAARASTRAAARWMLIGLALRIAPDILIWREAGAADFTAFGAIDAAWFFVWVLMWAGARAAETLRPRDLRPDEAVEQPYVSGLVPHAFLLASVAALLGQTLLGDGRDSVLSAVVSAVLALLLVTRQGLELDERDQLAHRLEREGARYEALLQYAYDAVVMFDRRGILRYASPATVRTFGPAIQSGEDTTLWGIIHPDDHEALRAAIGAEPSGAGGGAVRELRLRARDRLGRWRTFEGQFHDHRGDPLIDAIVLHGIDRTREARLAEGLAEAQPLEALGVLAGGLAHDLNNILTVVASHAELLDADADLDVRGREDVQAIRAASDRAQSLTRGLLTLSRRKQGPVAAIAVADALHEAVAAVPGAVVQVAPGAAITVLADRAAVTQVIDGLLDAARADARAEGLQLTLAERAIEDPEATAMGIEPRLYVELSAGDALEAGVPVAREEAVRMEAGHEWDLAPGDLALLIALAACRELGGTVLRERQGDRARYAALLPAVHQ
- a CDS encoding response regulator, giving the protein MSGHPDAFARLRGGVAVYILAWYAGLAFLMPLGGWIVAVVNLAYFALGVITSAVLWRTGTASGDPRLRRALRLMAVAHALVTANGFVWTYWQQAVGVPFSDSVNRLTDLAYVPFLCASFLSFPVDPGVRWRDARVRVDGALFAVGALALSWHFAVAPMLAGGDELSDALVQGIEWLATIAASVALLRARDRHIRRIIGVALAAHILYIITDFFWVRVVLDYAPGHWVDALWFGAWVLRWGAALRAIEAVQARPTPHRASSGSLAPSLFVAAAYALLLLAFAVEGGRSTLDVVVAAALMTVLLIVRQWITLHENAGLAEETARQAAVFRTLVASASDLVLLVRDDRRIAYASPSAERVLGPVDGLAFGALLHPADRAGALEWLEERATSLGVRAYRCRLRATEGSWRDIELRAQDRRDDPAVEGFVLNARDVSQETALEQALGHSRKLVMLSEMAGRIAHSFNNTLAALQVHAEVLARDLPEGALAREDARAIGAAAERGAGITRQLLGFSGRHVIRPVPVEPAQVLEALRPTFTQLLGPLRTCVLRVDAPSATVLLDRAQLEQVLVNLVANARDAIPVSGTVTLRVAAESPAGGDGAQVLIEVTDDGTGIAPEHLARVFEPFFSTKSPGRGTGLGLAMVASIVRRAGGTVEMCSTVGTGTTARIRLPAHRRISSPVLVVDAVEAAPASTARILLVDDDALVRRASTRMLTRSGFAVVDAEDGARALAIAEDPAERIDLLITDLMMPGLSGREVVARFRVLRPGTPIICVTGYATEREDDQSLAQQVNAIIAKPFTTTALTQAIAAALRGDSDER